In Ornithorhynchus anatinus isolate Pmale09 chromosome 17, mOrnAna1.pri.v4, whole genome shotgun sequence, the following proteins share a genomic window:
- the HSPA13 gene encoding heat shock 70 kDa protein 13: MAGEMTILGSAVLTLLLAGYWAQQYLPMPTPKVIGIDLGTTYCSVGVFLPGTGKVKVIPDENGHFSIPSMVSFTATEVHVGYDVLELADSNPQNTIYDAKRFIGKIFTPEELETESRQYPFKVVNNNGAAEFSVTRNETVRVSPEYIGSRLLSKLKKMAEEYLGVPVFNAVISVPAEFDLLQRNRTVEAARLAGLKILRVINEPTAAAMAYGLHKVDVFNVLVVDLGGGTLDVSLLNKQGGMFLTRAMAGNNKLGGQDFNQRLLQYLYQQIYHAYSSLPSRKEEIHRLRQAVEAVKLNLTLHNSARVAVSLTMEGREDSEQPSPDQGTIRSGLSEDGPSPAAGDPGKRLFRVNPPEADRLGTPVLFEMEISRKLFDTLNEDLFQKILVPIEQVLREGHLQKTEIDEVVLVGGSTRIPRIRQVIREFFGKDPNTSVDPDLAVVTGVAIQAGIDGGSWPLQVSAIEIPNRHLRKTNFN, encoded by the exons ATGGCCGGGGAGATGACCATATTGG GTTCAGCCGTCCTGACGCTCCTATTGGCAGGCTATTGGGCTCAACAGTATTTGCCTATGCCCACGCCAAAAGTGATTGGCATTGACCTGGGTACCACCTACTGTTCAGTCGGAGTGTTTCTTCCGGGCACAGGAAAGGTGAAGGTCATACCAGATGAAAATGGCCATTTCAGCATACCCAGCATGGTGTCCTTTACAGCCACCGAAGTGCACGTGGGCTACGACGTCTTAGAACTGGCAGACTCCAATCCCCAGAATACCATCTACGATGCCAAAAGATTCATCGGGAAAATTTTTACCCCAGAAGAGCTGGAAACTGAAAGCCGCCAATATCCATTTAAG GTTGTCAACAACAACGGAGCAGCTGAATTTTCCGTGACACGCAACGAGACCGTCAGGGTTTCCCCGGAGTACATTGGCTCTCGACTGCTGTCGAAGCTGAAGAAGATGGCTGAAGAATACCTCGGGGTGCCAGTGTTCAACGCAGTTATTTCGGTGCCCGCAGAATTTGACCTGTTGCAGAGAAACCGCACTGTTGAGGCTGCGCGCCTTGCAG GTTTAAAGATCTTGAGGGTCATTAACGAACCCACGGCGGCAGCAATGGCTTACGGACTCCACAAGGTCGATGTCTTCAACGTCTTGGTGGTCGATTTAGGTGGGGGAACCCTGGACGTGTCTCTGCTGAATAAACAAGGAGGGATGTTTCTAACCCGGGCAATGGCAG GCAACAATAAACTTGGAGGACAGGATTTCAATCAGAGGCTGCTGCAGTACCTGTATCAACAGATCTATCACGCTTACAGCTCCCTGCCCTCCCGAAAGGAGGAAATCCATAGACTCCGGCAGGCGGTGGAAGCGGTCAAGTTAAATCTGACTCTACACAACTCTGCCCGGGTCGCGGTGTCCCTGAccatggaaggaagggaggactcAGAGCAACCGTCGCCAGACCAAGGGACCATCAGGAGCGGCCTGTCCGAAGACGGGCCTTCTCCGGCAGCCGGAGACCCCGGGAAGCGCCTTTTCCGAGTGAACCCTCCGGAAGCGGACCGCCTCGGGACCCCGGTCCTGTTTGAAATGGAGATCTCCAGGAAACTCTTTGACACCCTGAATGAAGATCTCTTTCAGAAGATCCTTGTGCCCATCGAGCAGGTCCTGAGGGAAGGGCACCTGCAGAAGACCGAAATCGACGAAGTGGTCTTGGTCGGCGGCTCGACTCGCATTCCTCGGATCCGGCAAGTGATTCGAGAGTTCTTCGGCAAGGACCCCAACACGTCGGTAGATCCCGATCTGGCGGTGGTGACGGGGGTGGCAATACAAGCTGGGATCGATGGAGGGTCTTGGCCGCTTCAAGTTAGTGCTATTGAAATTCCGAACAGGCATTTACGAAAAACCAACTTCAATTga